From one Asterias amurensis chromosome 14, ASM3211899v1 genomic stretch:
- the LOC139947144 gene encoding cell adhesion molecule 3-like, with translation MSTTTTICLWVLTFTACLLTVVKTNSLPIRETPSQLRFVKQPNNIHVDQNGRVRLRCRFHGLEPHHIVTWTKNNDTISRDRALVTGEHFSVDPLRYSVIGGYRKGYSDLRIQNVMRFDTGNYTCRVYAGPSKNATASSMGAMLLQSRISRVTVYYLPPMSYPECPVEMRYRELQVGEVVPVCHSQKGFPAIRLHLERPQDESRVAIDTTSASDFIFVTLNITESENGMIYWCRATSDAFPYFNNNRCQVGPLTVVHKPRAVIRPLKYAIHEKDDAVFVCEIESSPDPAQVIWTIYPPIESHRIELFDNNRTLQIKNIHSNDDGRLMSCTAVNTQGNDTAHRVLAVRQPHFKPQLPIEPLHHAPPHPSNRTTDRGKTSYCSAVFAYRVLVPMLVGIILLLLIAIMALMVRSRLWIFTKRLDEHSAQTEFTRPLTEYEFQPAMLPIDNKQTKLSIT, from the coding sequence ATGTCTACCACCACGACCATCTGTCTGTGGGTTCTGACTTTCACGGCGTGTTTGCTGACAGTCGTTAAAACAAACTCCCTCCCGATCCGAGAGACCCCGTCACAGCTAAGGTTCGTCAAGCAACCAAACAACATTCACGTCGACCAAAACGGCCGGGTGCGGCTCCGCTGTCGGTTCCACGGGCTCGAACCGCACCACATCGTCACATGGACCAAGAACAACGACACCATCAGCCGTGACAGGGCGCTGGTAACCGGGGAGCATTTTTCTGTCGACCCGCTCCGGTACTCCGTTATCGGTGGATACAGAAAAGGGTACTCTGATCTTAGGATACAGAACGTCATGCGGTTTGATACGGGTAATTACACATGTAGAGTTTATGCTGGACCTTCTAAGAATGCCACTGCTAGCAGCATGGGAGCAATGCTGCTGCAGTCTAGAATTAGCCGGGTGACAGTGTACTATCTACCCCCAATGTCATACCCGGAGTGCCCGGTTGAGATGAGATACAGGGAACTCCAAGTTGGGGAGGTGGTTCCGGTCTGCCACTCCCAGAAGGGCTTCCCGGCGATACGCCTCCACCTGGAACGCCCGCAGGACGAGAGTCGAGTCGCCATCGACACGACGAGCGCCTCGGACTTTATCTTCGTCACTCTGAATATAACAGAATCGGAGAATGGGATGATTTACTGGTGTAGAGCAACCAGCGATGCCTTTCCGTACTTCAACAACAACCGGTGTCAGGTTGGGCCGTTGACGGTCGTCCACAAACCCCGCGCTGTGATCCGACCGTTAAAATACGCAATCCACGAAAAGGACGATgctgtttttgtgtgtgagatCGAATCAAGCCCCGATCCCGCTCAAGTTATTTGGACCATATATCCCCCTATTGAATCTCATCGAATCGAGCTATTCGATAATAACAGGACGCTTCAAATCAAGAATATTCACAGTAACGATGACGGGCGACTGATGTCTTGCACTGCTGTCAACACCCAGGGGAATGACACTGCACATAGGGTGCTAGCCGTGAGACAACCACATTTTAAACCTCAGCTTCCCATTGAACCACTCCACCATGCCCCTCCTCATCCGTCCAACCGAACAACCGACCGGGGCAAAACGTCGTATTGCTCGGCGGTCTTCGCCTACCGCGTCCTGGTCCCAATGCTGGTCGGTATCATCCTCCTACTCCTGATCGCCATCATGGCTCTCATGGTCCGAAGCAGACTCTGGATCTTCACGAAGCGGCTGGACGAGCATAGCGCCCAGACGGAATTCACGCGACCACTCACTGAGTATGAGTTCCAACCGGCAATGCTTCCCATTGACAATAAACAGACCAAACTGAGCATCACATGA